One genomic segment of Burkholderia pyrrocinia includes these proteins:
- a CDS encoding glycine zipper family protein: MLLLVHARPPSMRERPPCFPYDDESEDDDPAWQSALNRLRFVHQPSEPDEDKGESPRFRPGKGDLVWPCPSCESFRTEQRHIARRICSAVGAAAGATSGAAAVLSGAETGAAIGALGGPAGAVCGSVAGAILAGLVAGAAGCATGAAFGEALDLKVLDNWRCLACGRVFTVRRG; this comes from the coding sequence ATGCTTTTGCTCGTGCATGCGAGGCCCCCGTCCATGCGTGAGCGCCCTCCGTGCTTTCCGTATGACGACGAGAGCGAAGACGATGACCCGGCGTGGCAGTCGGCGCTGAATCGGCTTCGTTTCGTGCATCAGCCGTCAGAGCCTGACGAAGACAAAGGCGAATCGCCGCGCTTTCGACCCGGCAAGGGGGATCTGGTCTGGCCGTGTCCGTCGTGCGAGTCGTTCCGCACCGAGCAACGGCACATTGCAAGGCGCATCTGCAGCGCCGTCGGTGCGGCGGCAGGCGCCACGAGCGGCGCGGCTGCTGTGCTGTCCGGCGCGGAGACCGGTGCGGCCATCGGCGCGCTCGGCGGTCCTGCGGGTGCCGTGTGCGGCAGTGTTGCGGGGGCCATCCTCGCCGGACTTGTCGCGGGAGCCGCGGGCTGCGCCACGGGCGCTGCCTTCGGCGAAGCGCTAGACCTGAAAGTGCTCGACAACTGGCGGTGTCTGGCCTGCGGACGGGTCTTCACCGTCCGTCGCGGCTGA